Proteins encoded in a region of the Leifsonia sp. PS1209 genome:
- a CDS encoding histidine phosphatase family protein has product MTAGKLIFIRHGESTANVAATAAELAGAETIAVQARDPDVPLTPLGEQQATAVGPRLADALDGHPERALFWSSPYRRAVRTAELALVGALPFTIDERLRDRELGILDALTTRGVDARLPMEAARRRWLGKLYYRPPGGEAWTDVALRLRSFLRDLDTADGRPVVLFTHDAVVSVFLYVLCGWTERQLDDFLVSRIVGNASLTTLERDGAGWRLDAFADDAHLHDAGLPATAHPGAARVDD; this is encoded by the coding sequence ATGACTGCCGGAAAGCTGATCTTCATCCGTCACGGCGAGAGCACAGCGAACGTGGCGGCCACCGCCGCCGAGCTGGCCGGTGCGGAGACCATCGCCGTGCAGGCGCGCGACCCCGACGTTCCGCTGACCCCGCTCGGCGAGCAGCAGGCCACCGCCGTGGGGCCGCGGCTGGCCGACGCGCTGGACGGGCACCCGGAGCGCGCGCTGTTCTGGAGCTCTCCGTACCGGCGCGCGGTGCGCACGGCCGAGCTCGCGCTGGTCGGCGCCCTGCCGTTCACCATCGACGAGCGTCTGCGCGACCGCGAGCTGGGCATCCTGGATGCGCTGACCACCCGGGGCGTCGACGCGCGGCTCCCGATGGAGGCGGCCAGGCGGCGCTGGCTGGGGAAGCTCTACTACCGCCCGCCGGGCGGCGAGGCGTGGACGGACGTGGCCCTCCGGCTCCGCTCGTTCCTCCGCGACCTGGACACGGCCGACGGACGGCCGGTCGTGCTGTTCACGCACGACGCGGTGGTGAGTGTGTTCCTGTACGTGCTGTGCGGGTGGACGGAGCGGCAGCTGGACGACTTCCTGGTCTCCCGCATCGTGGGCAACGCCTCCCTGACGACACTGGAACGCGACGGCGCCGGCTGGCGGCTGGACGCGTTCGCCGACGACGCGCACCTCCACGACGCCGGGCTCCCGGCGACGGCACACCCGGGAGCGGCCCGTGTCGACGACTGA
- a CDS encoding putative immunity protein, translating into MPSPQSLSEEDRRIVAVWAADCAERVLPLFEEEAPDDDRARDAIARTRAFARGELGAAEEIRRRFVAGRAAKAVSSPAAVAAARAAAQAAGVAHMGAHALGAAAYAATAAALAAPERPDALDAEIAWQLARLSAEARTALATLPPLGHDSAGPLGPGLLASGLRGEVIRRLQAAVAVGAGD; encoded by the coding sequence ATGCCGTCGCCGCAGTCGTTGAGTGAAGAGGACCGCCGCATCGTGGCGGTGTGGGCCGCGGACTGCGCGGAGCGGGTGCTGCCGCTGTTCGAGGAGGAGGCGCCCGACGACGACCGGGCCCGGGATGCGATCGCACGAACCAGGGCGTTCGCGCGCGGCGAGCTCGGGGCCGCCGAGGAGATCCGTCGCCGGTTCGTGGCGGGTCGCGCGGCGAAGGCGGTCAGCTCGCCGGCCGCGGTCGCCGCCGCGCGGGCGGCAGCGCAGGCGGCCGGCGTCGCGCACATGGGCGCGCACGCCCTCGGCGCAGCGGCGTACGCGGCCACGGCGGCGGCGCTCGCCGCACCGGAACGACCGGATGCGCTCGACGCCGAGATCGCCTGGCAGCTCGCGCGGCTGAGCGCGGAGGCGAGGACCGCCCTCGCGACCCTGCCCCCGCTCGGCCACGACTCCGCCGGGCCGCTCGGGCCCGGGCTGCTCGCCTCCGGCCTGCGCGGCGAAGTCATCCGGCGGCTGCAGGCTGCGGTGGCGGTGGGCGCCGGGGACTGA
- a CDS encoding isochorismatase family protein has product MTISTIDTRTALIVVDLQNAIRAYHVAHPVEEVFANAGALADAFRAYGLPVVLVNVAGRAPGRIEAQPGAQAQSPMGERPADALEFVSELHRTESDHVVTKRTWGAFTATDLDAYLRSEGVTQVVIAGIATSAGVESTARQAHEFGYNVTLATDAMSDRSAEAHDHVVSSVFPRIGETGTTAEVSELLASTRA; this is encoded by the coding sequence ATGACCATCAGCACCATCGACACCCGCACCGCACTCATCGTGGTCGACCTGCAGAACGCGATCCGCGCATACCACGTCGCCCACCCGGTCGAGGAGGTCTTCGCCAACGCGGGGGCGCTCGCCGACGCGTTCCGCGCTTACGGACTTCCGGTGGTGCTGGTGAACGTGGCGGGGCGCGCTCCCGGCCGCATCGAGGCGCAGCCCGGCGCCCAGGCCCAGAGCCCGATGGGCGAGCGCCCGGCCGACGCGCTCGAATTCGTGTCGGAGCTGCACCGCACCGAGAGCGACCACGTGGTCACCAAGCGCACCTGGGGTGCGTTCACCGCCACCGATCTGGATGCGTACCTGCGCTCCGAGGGCGTGACGCAGGTGGTGATCGCCGGGATCGCGACCAGCGCGGGCGTCGAATCCACCGCGCGGCAGGCGCACGAGTTCGGCTACAACGTCACCCTCGCCACCGACGCGATGTCGGACAGGAGCGCGGAGGCGCACGATCACGTGGTGAGCAGCGTGTTCCCGCGCATCGGCGAGACGGGCACGACGGCGGAGGTCAGCGAGTTACTCGCGAGCACGCGGGCGTAG
- a CDS encoding ATP-binding cassette domain-containing protein, with product MSNASIVLSTLSFSWPDGEPAIAGVTGSFGSGRTGLVGDNGAGKSTLLRLIAGELTPTSGSISTTGEIGYLAQSVTWRDATTLADLLGIAPIVSALRAIESGDVDERHFDTVGDDWDIESRADEQLRRLGFSSADLDRSVGTLSGGEVMLIAIAGLRVRRLPITLLDEPSNNLDRDAKRMLADLLDTWPGTLVVVSHDLDLLDRMDQTAELYDGRLTVFGGPYSQWKENLDRQQAAAVLAAQAAEHAVKAEHRQRAEAESKLAKRARTAKTANENKKGSKILMNGLASRAENSAGKLRAGLDDKLDAAKANRAAAAARIRPDQKISLQLPDPDVPSGRRIGELHGTDRTIIVQGPERIAIVGANGVGKTTLLENLVAGRASESGRAGGVLHTDRVGYLSQRLTGLDESRSVLDTLRAVAPQVPDAQLRNQLGRLLVSGSDVNRAVGTLSGGERFRVSLARLLFADPPAQLLVLDEPTNNLDLVSVDQLVTALTAYRGAVLVVSHDDRFLTRLGLTEVLELGSAGELRRVEVAAG from the coding sequence ATGTCCAACGCATCCATCGTCCTGTCCACCCTCTCGTTCTCCTGGCCGGACGGCGAGCCGGCCATCGCCGGCGTCACCGGCAGTTTCGGCTCCGGCCGCACCGGCCTCGTCGGCGACAACGGAGCGGGCAAGTCCACGCTCCTGCGGCTCATCGCCGGCGAGCTCACCCCCACGAGCGGCAGCATCAGCACCACCGGCGAGATCGGCTATCTCGCGCAGTCCGTGACCTGGCGGGATGCGACGACGCTGGCCGACCTGCTCGGCATCGCGCCCATCGTCAGCGCCCTGCGCGCCATCGAGAGCGGCGACGTCGACGAGCGGCACTTCGACACCGTCGGCGACGACTGGGACATCGAGTCCCGCGCCGACGAGCAGCTGCGCCGCCTCGGCTTCAGCTCCGCCGACCTCGACCGCAGCGTCGGCACCCTGTCCGGCGGCGAGGTCATGCTCATCGCCATCGCCGGTCTCCGCGTGCGGCGCCTGCCGATCACGCTGCTCGACGAGCCGAGCAACAACCTCGACCGCGACGCCAAACGGATGCTCGCCGACCTGCTCGACACCTGGCCGGGCACCCTCGTAGTCGTCAGCCACGACCTCGACCTGCTCGACCGGATGGATCAGACGGCCGAACTCTACGACGGCAGGCTCACCGTGTTCGGCGGCCCGTACAGCCAGTGGAAGGAGAACCTCGACCGGCAGCAGGCGGCCGCCGTGCTCGCTGCCCAGGCGGCGGAGCACGCCGTGAAGGCGGAACACCGCCAGCGCGCAGAGGCGGAGAGCAAGCTCGCCAAGCGGGCGCGAACGGCGAAGACCGCGAACGAGAACAAGAAGGGGTCGAAGATCCTGATGAACGGGCTGGCGTCCCGGGCGGAGAACTCCGCGGGCAAACTGCGCGCCGGGCTCGACGACAAGCTGGACGCCGCGAAGGCGAACAGAGCGGCGGCGGCGGCGCGTATCCGGCCCGACCAGAAGATCAGCCTGCAGCTGCCCGACCCGGATGTGCCCTCCGGCCGACGCATCGGTGAACTGCACGGCACAGACCGCACGATCATCGTGCAGGGTCCGGAGCGCATCGCGATCGTCGGCGCGAACGGTGTTGGAAAGACGACGCTGCTCGAGAACCTGGTCGCCGGACGCGCGTCTGAGTCCGGCCGGGCCGGCGGGGTGCTGCACACCGACAGGGTCGGTTATCTCAGCCAGCGGCTCACCGGACTCGACGAGTCGCGCAGCGTGCTCGACACCCTGCGTGCGGTGGCGCCCCAGGTTCCGGATGCGCAGCTCCGCAACCAGCTCGGCCGCCTGCTGGTCTCCGGCAGCGACGTGAACCGTGCGGTCGGCACGCTCTCCGGCGGCGAGCGGTTCCGGGTGTCGCTCGCCCGGCTGCTGTTCGCCGACCCTCCCGCTCAGCTGCTGGTGCTGGACGAGCCGACGAACAACCTCGACCTGGTGAGTGTCGACCAGCTGGTGACGGCGCTCACCGCCTACCGCGGCGCGGTGCTGGTGGTGAGTCACGACGACCGGTTCTTGACGCGGCTCGGGTTGACGGAGGTGCTGGAGCTCGGGTCGGCGGGGGAGCTGCGGCGGGTGGAGGTGGCCGCGGGCTGA
- a CDS encoding GyrI-like domain-containing protein gives MKHDLRKELASYSAARGRFDVVTVPPLRYLMVDGHGDPNTAPAYQAALAALYPFAYKLKFFSKNELDEDYTVMPLEGLWWADDPVAFTTGRDKSLWSWTLLNLIPAWITDEHLDAARSAAARSVGGAAIDAVRAEWLDEGLCVQTLHVGSYDDEAPVLDALHTEFVPANGMRMVGLHHEIYLSDARRTAPEKLRTILRQPVARIPSIPSIPS, from the coding sequence GTGAAGCACGATCTCCGGAAGGAGCTCGCCAGCTACAGCGCAGCACGCGGACGGTTCGACGTCGTCACCGTTCCCCCGTTGCGCTATCTCATGGTCGACGGCCACGGGGACCCGAACACGGCACCCGCATACCAGGCGGCACTCGCAGCGCTCTACCCGTTCGCGTACAAGCTCAAATTCTTCAGCAAGAACGAGCTCGACGAGGACTACACGGTGATGCCGCTCGAAGGGCTCTGGTGGGCCGACGATCCTGTAGCGTTCACCACCGGCAGGGACAAGTCGCTCTGGTCGTGGACGCTTTTGAACCTCATTCCGGCCTGGATCACCGACGAGCATCTCGACGCCGCGCGCTCCGCAGCGGCCCGCTCGGTGGGCGGCGCGGCGATCGACGCGGTGCGGGCGGAGTGGCTGGACGAGGGGCTCTGCGTCCAGACGCTGCACGTCGGCTCGTACGACGACGAGGCGCCCGTGCTGGATGCGCTGCACACGGAGTTCGTGCCGGCCAACGGGATGCGCATGGTCGGCCTCCACCACGAGATCTACCTGAGCGACGCGCGGCGGACGGCGCCGGAGAAGCTGCGGACCATCCTGCGGCAGCCGGTGGCGCGCATCCCGAGCATCCCGAGCATCCCGAGCTGA
- a CDS encoding alpha/beta hydrolase, translating into MFPGFEVDDILVDPDGVDDGPTVVHVRHAGTGPPVLLLHGHPRTGSTWYRVAPRLVEAGFTVVVPDLPGYGASTAPDPQPDHAPHAKRATAERLLAAMDALGHERFAVVGHDRGSYVAFRMAMDHPERVTRVALLDCIPIVEHLERITPEFATAWWHWFFFAQPGTPERVILADPDRWYHGDPEAMGAENHAEWREAVRKPSVVRAMLEDYRAGLTVDRADETADRAAGRKIDQPLLVLSSGRDDLEQLFGDPLAIWRDWATDVRGWAIDSGHHVAEERPVELSAALAGFLSDRPGG; encoded by the coding sequence ATGTTCCCGGGTTTCGAGGTCGACGACATCCTGGTCGACCCCGACGGCGTCGATGACGGCCCCACCGTCGTGCACGTACGCCACGCGGGCACGGGCCCGCCGGTCCTGCTCCTGCACGGCCACCCGCGCACCGGCTCGACCTGGTATCGGGTGGCGCCCCGCCTGGTGGAGGCCGGCTTCACCGTGGTGGTCCCCGATCTGCCGGGCTACGGCGCATCCACGGCCCCCGACCCTCAGCCCGACCACGCCCCGCACGCGAAGCGGGCGACGGCCGAGCGCCTGCTGGCGGCGATGGATGCGCTCGGGCACGAACGCTTCGCGGTGGTCGGTCACGACCGGGGCAGCTACGTGGCGTTCCGGATGGCGATGGACCACCCGGAGCGAGTCACCAGGGTGGCGCTGCTGGACTGCATCCCGATCGTCGAGCATCTGGAGCGGATCACCCCGGAGTTCGCGACCGCCTGGTGGCACTGGTTCTTCTTCGCTCAGCCCGGCACGCCGGAGCGGGTCATCCTGGCCGATCCCGACCGCTGGTACCACGGCGATCCGGAGGCGATGGGGGCGGAGAACCACGCCGAGTGGCGGGAGGCGGTGCGCAAGCCGAGCGTGGTGCGCGCGATGCTGGAGGACTACCGCGCCGGCCTCACCGTCGACCGCGCCGACGAGACGGCCGACCGAGCGGCGGGAAGGAAGATCGATCAGCCGCTGCTCGTGCTGTCGTCGGGGCGCGACGACCTGGAGCAACTGTTCGGAGACCCGCTCGCGATCTGGCGCGACTGGGCGACCGACGTGCGCGGCTGGGCGATCGACTCCGGTCACCATGTCGCCGAGGAGCGTCCGGTCGAGCTGAGCGCGGCGCTGGCCGGGTTCCTGTCCGACCGTCCGGGCGGGTGA
- a CDS encoding ADP/ATP-dependent (S)-NAD(P)H-hydrate dehydratase, translated as MSTTEQGGTAGTAAEVDAVYLRRWELPAPGASKQSRGDVVVVGGAERSPGAALLAGRASLRVGAGRLTLAVGEASATAVAVALPECGIVPLAENADGAVRGRSVTAAAADVGGADAVLVGPGLDDIGETKRMLTTLSGVVSRDATLVLDAYALGALAVTGRKVLRGFGRGARILTPNLDEAALLLGRPLDDQPADLLRIARRYHAVVTCHGWIADPDGTLLHVRDGGPGLGTSGSGDALAGAIAGLAARGCGPLQAAAWGTYLHAAAGESLARDVAALGFLASEIVERLPRELAAVEDRTGE; from the coding sequence GTGTCGACGACTGAGCAAGGCGGCACAGCGGGCACGGCCGCCGAAGTGGATGCGGTGTACCTGCGCCGCTGGGAGCTTCCTGCCCCCGGCGCGTCGAAGCAGTCCCGCGGGGACGTGGTGGTGGTCGGCGGTGCCGAACGCTCGCCTGGCGCTGCGTTGCTCGCCGGGCGTGCATCCCTGCGGGTCGGCGCCGGACGCCTGACGCTCGCGGTCGGGGAGGCCTCGGCCACGGCGGTGGCTGTGGCCCTGCCGGAGTGCGGGATCGTGCCGCTCGCAGAGAACGCGGACGGCGCGGTGCGCGGCCGGTCGGTCACGGCGGCCGCAGCAGACGTGGGCGGCGCGGACGCCGTGCTGGTGGGACCCGGCCTCGACGACATCGGCGAAACGAAGCGGATGCTGACGACACTCTCCGGTGTCGTCTCCCGCGACGCGACCCTGGTGCTCGACGCGTACGCGCTCGGCGCCCTGGCAGTGACCGGACGGAAGGTCCTTCGCGGGTTCGGCCGCGGCGCGCGCATCCTGACGCCCAACCTCGACGAGGCCGCGCTCCTGCTCGGACGCCCGCTGGACGACCAGCCGGCCGACCTGCTCCGCATCGCTCGGCGCTACCATGCGGTGGTCACCTGCCACGGCTGGATCGCCGACCCCGACGGCACGCTCCTGCACGTCCGCGACGGCGGACCGGGGCTCGGCACGTCGGGCAGCGGGGATGCGCTGGCCGGCGCGATCGCCGGGCTCGCGGCCCGGGGCTGCGGTCCGCTGCAGGCGGCGGCGTGGGGCACGTACCTGCATGCGGCGGCAGGGGAGTCGCTGGCGCGGGATGTCGCGGCGCTCGGTTTCCTCGCGAGCGAGATCGTGGAGCGGCTGCCGCGAGAACTGGCAGCGGTGGAGGACAGGACGGGGGAGTAG
- a CDS encoding SDR family oxidoreductase, protein MADQDFTPRTAIVTGSDSGIGKATAVALAEAGLDVGITWHSDEDGAEETARLVRDAGRQAFTTRLDTTDAPACGDVVDALADRLGGCDVFVNNAGVNGGPAFFDTDWDTWRTTVAADLDGPFVCIQRVARRMVDAGRGGRIIAVTSVHEHQPRVGSAAYDAAKHGLGGLIKTLALELGEYGITCNSVAPGEISTPMNDADDEDPRRVHRPGIPLGRPGDAREVAAVIAFLASPQASYVTGASWTVDGGMLQMGPQAGSHLTGDEWRRA, encoded by the coding sequence ATGGCCGACCAGGACTTCACCCCGCGCACCGCGATCGTCACCGGCTCGGATTCCGGGATCGGCAAGGCGACGGCCGTCGCGCTCGCCGAAGCCGGTCTCGACGTCGGCATCACCTGGCACTCCGACGAGGACGGCGCCGAGGAGACCGCCCGGCTCGTGCGGGACGCCGGCCGCCAGGCGTTCACGACCAGGCTGGACACCACGGACGCCCCCGCCTGCGGCGACGTGGTCGACGCGCTCGCCGACCGGCTCGGCGGCTGCGACGTGTTCGTCAACAACGCAGGCGTCAACGGCGGCCCCGCGTTCTTCGACACCGACTGGGACACCTGGCGTACCACGGTCGCCGCCGACCTCGACGGGCCGTTCGTGTGCATCCAGCGCGTCGCCAGGCGGATGGTGGATGCGGGACGCGGCGGACGCATCATCGCCGTCACGAGCGTGCACGAGCACCAGCCGCGGGTCGGGTCCGCCGCATACGATGCCGCCAAACACGGCCTCGGCGGGCTGATCAAGACGCTCGCCCTCGAACTCGGCGAGTACGGCATCACCTGCAACTCCGTCGCGCCCGGCGAGATCTCCACCCCGATGAACGACGCGGACGACGAGGATCCACGCCGGGTGCACCGGCCGGGCATCCCCCTCGGCCGCCCCGGCGACGCCCGCGAGGTCGCCGCCGTGATCGCGTTCCTCGCCTCCCCACAGGCGTCGTACGTCACCGGCGCATCCTGGACCGTCGACGGCGGGATGCTGCAAATGGGTCCGCAGGCCGGCTCGCACCTCACCGGCGACGAGTGGCGGAGGGCGTGA
- a CDS encoding multidrug transporter: MPANPADELSPAEKREDQLTTAPKSTEKDAKPRISTEEPEPGVTRIDIRDDANARPGKPDTERG; encoded by the coding sequence ATGCCTGCAAACCCGGCGGACGAGCTGTCGCCAGCGGAGAAGCGCGAGGACCAGCTGACCACGGCCCCGAAGTCCACCGAGAAGGATGCGAAGCCGCGCATCAGCACCGAGGAGCCGGAGCCCGGCGTCACCAGGATCGACATCCGGGACGACGCGAACGCGCGGCCGGGGAAGCCCGACACGGAACGAGGCTGA